From a single Calothrix sp. NIES-2098 genomic region:
- a CDS encoding C-methyltransferase, translated as MNNQKIADRQQTIGKCLFCGTGLHHTFVDLGMSPPCESYRSPKQLNEMEPFYPLHAYVCEKCFLVQLQEYITPENIFSDYAYFSSYSDSWLRHAKNYVDMAVKRFQLTEQSQVIEIASNDGYLLQYFVAKGIPALGIEPAANIAEVAIKKGIPTVVKFFGVETAQEQVTKGKRADLLLGNNVLAHTPYLNDFVKGMKIILKPQGVITMEFPHLMRLIEENQFDTIYHEHFSYFSFITVENIFAHHGLKIFDVEELSTHGGSLRIYARHTEDYSKPVSQQVVELKAREEVAGFTQLEYYFSFGEKVKETKRKLLDFLIKVKREGKSIVGYGAPGKGNTLLNYCGIRTDFLDYTVDRSPYKQGLFLPGTHIPIFHPDKIQETQPDYVLILPWNLQDEIMAQMSYIRDWGGKFVVPIPEVKVYS; from the coding sequence ATGAATAACCAAAAAATTGCCGATCGTCAACAAACAATAGGTAAATGTTTGTTTTGTGGAACGGGGTTACACCATACTTTTGTAGATTTAGGTATGTCACCGCCCTGCGAAAGTTATCGCAGTCCCAAACAACTTAATGAAATGGAGCCTTTTTATCCACTCCATGCCTATGTTTGTGAAAAATGTTTTTTAGTGCAACTCCAAGAATATATTACTCCTGAAAATATTTTTAGTGACTACGCTTATTTTTCTTCCTATTCTGATAGCTGGTTGCGACACGCCAAGAACTATGTTGATATGGCAGTGAAGCGTTTCCAATTAACCGAGCAAAGCCAGGTAATAGAAATTGCCAGTAATGATGGTTACTTACTACAATACTTTGTTGCCAAAGGTATTCCGGCATTGGGAATAGAGCCAGCGGCAAATATTGCTGAGGTAGCAATTAAAAAAGGTATTCCCACAGTTGTCAAGTTTTTTGGAGTGGAGACAGCCCAAGAACAAGTTACTAAAGGAAAACGGGCAGATTTATTACTAGGAAATAATGTTCTTGCGCATACCCCTTATCTCAATGATTTTGTCAAAGGGATGAAAATTATCCTCAAACCGCAAGGTGTAATTACAATGGAATTTCCTCACCTGATGCGGTTAATCGAGGAGAATCAGTTTGATACAATTTACCACGAGCATTTCTCTTATTTTTCTTTCATCACTGTCGAAAATATTTTTGCTCACCACGGTTTGAAAATTTTTGATGTAGAAGAATTATCTACTCATGGTGGTTCTTTAAGAATTTATGCTCGTCATACTGAAGACTATTCTAAACCTGTAAGTCAGCAAGTAGTAGAACTAAAAGCTAGAGAAGAAGTAGCTGGTTTTACACAGTTAGAATATTATTTTTCTTTTGGCGAAAAAGTTAAAGAAACCAAACGTAAGTTATTAGATTTCTTAATTAAAGTAAAGCGAGAAGGTAAGTCGATTGTCGGTTATGGTGCGCCTGGAAAAGGCAATACTCTGCTTAACTATTGTGGTATTCGTACAGATTTTTTGGACTATACAGTAGACCGTAGCCCCTACAAACAAGGTCTATTTTTACCAGGAACTCACATCCCTATTTTTCATCCTGACAAGATTCAAGAAACTCAACCAGACTATGTACTGATTTTACCCTGGAATCTTCAGGATGAAATTATGGCACAAATGTCTTACATTCGCGATTGGGGTGGTAAGTTTGTTGTCCCAATTCCTGAAGTTAAGGTCTACTCTTAG
- a CDS encoding aminotransferase, Class III pyridoxal-phosphate dependent, translated as MTLAHFKISKKQSFAQSKALQQKSHSLIPGGCHTYAKGDDQFPENAPGFITRGEGCHVWDVDGNEFIEYGMGLRAITLGHAYPAVVEAAYQQMLLGNNFTRPANIEVECAETLLSWVPGADMVKFAKDGSTVTTAAITLARAYTGRDMVAICGDHPFFSYNDWFISSTPMSAGIPQVIQDLTVKFNYNDLESVKALFAKHPGKIACVILEPAKYEDPANSFLHQVQKLCQENGVVFILDEMITGFRWSGGNAQTYYGVVPDLSAFGKSMGNGFAISALVGKRELMELGGIYHDKERVFLLSTTHGAENHALAAAIATMNIFREEGVIEHLYQQGERLRQRINQAIIANKLQGYFEVVGKPCNLVYATRDQNQQASQEFRTLFMQETIKRGLILPSLVVSYSHKNEEIDTTIDAINEALKVYRKALEYGIDKYLIGRPVKPVFRKYC; from the coding sequence ATGACTTTAGCTCATTTTAAGATCTCAAAGAAACAGTCTTTTGCACAATCCAAAGCTTTACAACAAAAAAGTCATTCTCTGATTCCTGGTGGTTGCCATACTTACGCTAAAGGTGATGACCAATTCCCAGAAAACGCACCTGGCTTTATTACCAGAGGTGAAGGTTGTCATGTGTGGGATGTGGATGGCAATGAATTTATTGAATACGGAATGGGGCTGCGTGCTATCACCTTGGGACACGCTTATCCAGCTGTGGTAGAAGCAGCTTATCAGCAAATGCTGCTGGGCAATAACTTCACCCGTCCAGCAAATATTGAAGTCGAATGTGCTGAGACACTCCTGAGTTGGGTTCCCGGTGCAGACATGGTGAAATTTGCCAAGGATGGCTCAACGGTAACTACCGCCGCGATTACCCTGGCGAGGGCTTACACGGGGCGAGATATGGTTGCTATTTGTGGCGATCATCCTTTCTTTTCTTACAATGACTGGTTTATTAGCAGTACTCCTATGTCTGCGGGGATTCCCCAAGTAATTCAAGATTTAACTGTGAAATTTAATTACAACGATCTTGAAAGTGTAAAAGCCTTGTTTGCCAAGCATCCGGGAAAAATTGCTTGCGTGATTTTAGAACCAGCTAAATACGAAGATCCAGCCAACAGTTTTCTCCATCAGGTACAAAAACTTTGTCAAGAAAATGGCGTAGTTTTTATCTTAGATGAGATGATTACTGGATTCCGTTGGTCTGGTGGGAACGCCCAAACTTACTACGGTGTTGTTCCCGATTTATCAGCCTTTGGCAAAAGTATGGGAAATGGTTTCGCTATTTCTGCACTGGTTGGTAAACGAGAACTTATGGAGTTAGGCGGAATCTACCACGATAAAGAGCGTGTATTTCTGCTTTCTACTACTCACGGCGCAGAAAACCATGCTTTAGCAGCTGCGATCGCTACTATGAATATTTTCCGCGAAGAAGGCGTCATCGAGCATCTGTATCAACAAGGTGAAAGATTGCGCCAGAGAATTAATCAAGCGATTATTGCTAATAAACTCCAAGGTTATTTTGAGGTTGTTGGCAAACCTTGCAATTTAGTTTATGCAACCCGCGACCAAAACCAGCAAGCATCACAGGAATTTAGAACTCTATTTATGCAGGAAACAATCAAACGAGGTTTAATTCTGCCTTCTTTGGTTGTCAGCTATTCTCATAAAAATGAGGAGATTGATACAACTATAGATGCTATAAATGAAGCTCTCAAAGTTTACCGCAAAGCTTTAGAATATGGAATCGATAAATATCTAATTGGTCGTCCAGTCAAACCCGTGTTTAGAAAATATTGTTAG
- a CDS encoding hemolysin-type calcium-binding region protein, with protein MSAEIFFLNPTSSSTNYVQNYAHAIGSATYYNYSHASESSLSSAESETLVNGGVSLAIAEARTTFINDPTFTDLFTDSYNVALDGTYELSSQSKTKIVADFTVGANENFSFEFSASLALDVKEIENRNTEFNFANSKIGFLVLDTSDINRPKIIDFFGAKGNLISSEKIGNVRFLPSNRVSITGSDRSYDIDGNNGQDFANGLANGSYQRTFNHDSKITIVEINDSTTAIKGDTLIGNLGQDVTYGTIWNDTLVGDSNANKIYASLGDDVVFGNGGNDTIEGGRGNDLLNGGDGIDKISGGLGNDILIGGRGNDVLVGGDGADTFVFQQLDSFLSTDNNVIKDFQVNVDKVKFLGLILTNQLVDTQNGALLTLNNTKVLFEGVFVDQLNASNFEFA; from the coding sequence ATGTCAGCAGAAATCTTCTTTTTAAATCCTACCTCCTCTAGCACAAATTACGTTCAAAACTATGCTCATGCCATAGGGAGCGCTACATACTACAACTATAGTCACGCTTCTGAATCTTCATTAAGTAGTGCAGAGAGCGAGACTTTAGTTAATGGTGGTGTATCTCTTGCTATTGCTGAAGCTAGAACCACTTTTATCAACGATCCTACCTTTACAGATCTGTTTACCGATAGTTATAACGTAGCTTTAGATGGTACTTATGAATTAAGTTCTCAAAGTAAGACAAAAATAGTTGCTGATTTTACAGTTGGTGCTAATGAAAACTTCTCTTTTGAGTTCTCAGCAAGTTTAGCACTGGATGTTAAAGAAATTGAAAATCGTAATACTGAATTTAACTTTGCTAATTCAAAAATCGGTTTTCTTGTATTAGATACATCAGATATTAATAGACCAAAGATAATTGATTTTTTTGGCGCAAAAGGTAATTTAATATCATCTGAGAAAATTGGCAATGTGAGATTTCTACCTAGTAATAGAGTTAGCATTACTGGTAGCGATCGCAGCTACGATATTGATGGTAATAATGGACAAGATTTTGCTAATGGTTTGGCTAATGGCAGTTATCAACGGACTTTTAATCATGATAGCAAGATAACTATAGTAGAAATTAATGATAGCACCACCGCAATCAAGGGAGACACTTTAATTGGTAACTTAGGCCAAGATGTTACCTACGGCACTATCTGGAATGATACTCTCGTAGGAGACAGCAATGCGAATAAAATTTATGCCAGCTTAGGGGATGATGTAGTTTTTGGAAACGGAGGTAATGACACTATAGAAGGAGGTCGAGGAAACGATCTTTTAAATGGCGGCGATGGTATTGACAAAATTTCTGGAGGATTGGGCAATGATATCTTAATTGGTGGTCGTGGTAACGATGTCTTAGTCGGTGGCGATGGCGCAGACACGTTTGTTTTCCAACAATTAGATAGCTTTTTATCCACCGATAATAATGTTATTAAAGATTTTCAAGTCAATGTTGATAAAGTCAAATTCTTGGGCTTGATACTTACTAATCAGTTAGTTGATACCCAAAATGGTGCGTTATTAACTTTAAATAATACAAAAGTTCTCTTTGAAGGTGTATTTGTTGACCAACTTAATGCATCTAATTTTGAATTTGCGTAA
- the rfbC gene encoding dTDP-4-dehydrorhamnose 3,5-epimerase has product MLFTETELQGAFIIDLNLHQDHRGFFSRSFCINEFAEHGLNSKIVQCNLSFNHKKGTLRGMHYQIPPSQESKLVRCIHGAIYDVIIDLRPESPTYLSYIGVELTAENRRALYIPDRFAHGFQTLSDDAEVMYQMGDFYAPEYASGYRYDDPAFGIEWPLPVTEISEKDRAWSLFEQAKIVTPAGM; this is encoded by the coding sequence ATGCTCTTCACCGAAACTGAACTACAAGGTGCTTTTATTATAGATTTAAATTTGCATCAAGATCATCGAGGCTTCTTCTCTCGGTCTTTTTGCATAAATGAATTTGCAGAACATGGTTTAAATTCCAAAATTGTGCAATGCAATTTATCTTTTAACCATAAAAAAGGAACGCTGCGAGGAATGCATTATCAAATACCTCCTTCGCAGGAAAGTAAATTAGTTCGTTGCATTCACGGGGCTATCTATGATGTAATTATTGATTTACGCCCAGAATCTCCGACTTATTTATCTTATATTGGTGTAGAGTTAACTGCTGAAAATCGTCGTGCGCTTTACATTCCAGATAGATTTGCTCACGGTTTTCAAACTTTGAGCGATGACGCTGAGGTGATGTATCAAATGGGTGATTTCTATGCACCAGAATATGCTAGTGGGTATCGCTACGACGATCCAGCTTTTGGGATTGAATGGCCTTTACCTGTGACTGAAATTTCGGAAAAAGATAGGGCTTGGAGTTTATTTGAACAGGCAAAAATTGTCACGCCTGCGGGGATGTAA
- a CDS encoding putative glucose-1-phosphate cytidylyltransferase: MKVVLFCGGLGTRMRDYSESIPKPMVNIGYRPILWHVMKYYAHYGHKDFILCLGYKADLIKSYFLNYNEWLSNNFTLSSGSKIQLFNHDIQDWNITFVDTGLTANIGQRFKAVEEYLDGEEVFLANYSDGLTDLHLPTYIEHFYQRDKIGSFLCVRPSQSFHLVDIDDNGLVRDLKDVKQRDIWINGGYFIFKKDIFKYINHGEELVLEPFQRLMAREELLAYKYSGFFGVMDTFKEKQQLDDMYTQGVRPWEVWRDRKLEISHV; this comes from the coding sequence ATGAAAGTAGTTTTATTCTGTGGTGGTTTAGGCACGAGAATGAGAGATTATTCCGAATCTATTCCTAAACCAATGGTGAATATTGGATATAGACCGATATTATGGCATGTGATGAAATATTATGCCCATTATGGACATAAAGATTTTATCTTATGTTTGGGTTATAAAGCAGACTTAATTAAGAGCTATTTCTTAAATTATAATGAATGGCTTTCTAATAACTTTACTTTATCTAGTGGTAGCAAGATTCAATTATTTAACCACGATATTCAAGACTGGAATATCACTTTTGTAGATACCGGATTAACTGCTAATATTGGTCAAAGATTTAAGGCAGTCGAAGAGTATCTAGATGGAGAAGAAGTATTTCTTGCTAATTACAGTGATGGACTGACAGATTTACATTTACCAACGTATATAGAGCATTTCTATCAGCGTGATAAAATAGGTAGCTTTTTGTGTGTTAGACCAAGCCAAAGCTTTCATTTAGTAGATATAGATGATAATGGTCTGGTACGGGATCTCAAAGATGTGAAGCAACGTGATATCTGGATTAATGGAGGATATTTCATCTTTAAGAAGGACATATTTAAATATATTAATCATGGTGAAGAACTTGTATTAGAACCTTTTCAAAGGTTGATGGCAAGAGAAGAACTTCTTGCTTATAAATACAGTGGCTTTTTTGGTGTAATGGATACCTTTAAAGAAAAGCAACAGTTAGATGATATGTATACTCAAGGTGTTAGGCCTTGGGAAGTGTGGAGAGACAGAAAACTAGAAATATCTCATGTATGA
- a CDS encoding response regulator receiver protein, with the protein MRIMMIQPNYHSGGAEIAGNWPPSWVPYVGGALKQAGFTNIRFVDAMTDYIPDDVLAEIIAKYQPDVVLATAITPMIYQSQITLQIVKQVCPNAKTIMGGVHPTYMYNEVLNEAPWVDYIIRGEGEEITVNLLRAIANGTVESDRRNILGIAFLEDGKVVATPAHPPIADLDTLTPDWDLLDWQKYIYTPLNVRVAVPNYARGCPFTCRFCSQWKFWRKYRSGSPKRFVDEIEILVKKHKVGFFILADEEPTINKPKFIALCNELIERNLGVYWGINTRVTDILRDEKELPLYRKAGLVHVSLGTEAAAQLKLNLFRKETTIEQNKRAIQLLKQNGMIAEAQFIMGLENETPETIEQTYKMALDWKPDMVNWNMFTPWPFSELFQELGDRVEVRDYSQYNFVTPIMKPEAMEREDVLKGVLRNYARFYLRKTIEYWFVKDPFKRKYLLGCLKAFAQTTLNKRFYNLKRVKYKGLHTEIELGFDESKILTREEIAKRKEQHPELSADVNFTGNIGDISACGAPNDLPEYQGEEQDVPSMKI; encoded by the coding sequence ATGCGTATCATGATGATTCAACCCAACTATCATTCTGGTGGTGCGGAAATTGCAGGTAATTGGCCGCCCAGTTGGGTTCCTTATGTTGGTGGAGCATTAAAACAGGCTGGCTTTACCAATATCCGCTTTGTTGATGCGATGACAGACTATATTCCTGATGATGTGTTAGCAGAAATTATCGCTAAATATCAACCGGATGTGGTGTTAGCAACGGCGATTACGCCGATGATTTATCAATCGCAAATAACATTACAAATTGTTAAACAAGTTTGCCCCAACGCCAAGACAATTATGGGTGGGGTTCACCCTACCTATATGTACAATGAAGTGCTGAACGAAGCACCTTGGGTAGATTATATTATTCGCGGTGAAGGCGAAGAGATTACAGTTAATTTACTACGGGCGATCGCTAATGGTACTGTTGAGAGCGATCGCCGGAATATTTTAGGTATTGCCTTCCTCGAAGATGGTAAAGTAGTCGCTACACCAGCCCATCCGCCAATTGCTGACCTAGATACCCTCACTCCAGATTGGGATCTCTTAGATTGGCAGAAATATATTTACACGCCTCTGAATGTGCGGGTAGCTGTGCCCAATTATGCTAGAGGATGCCCATTTACCTGTCGTTTTTGCTCTCAATGGAAATTCTGGCGCAAATATCGTTCTGGTTCTCCTAAGCGCTTTGTGGATGAAATTGAAATTTTGGTGAAAAAACACAAGGTAGGCTTTTTCATTCTTGCTGACGAAGAACCAACAATCAATAAACCGAAATTTATTGCGTTATGTAATGAATTAATCGAGCGCAATTTGGGTGTTTATTGGGGAATTAATACCAGAGTCACAGATATTTTGCGCGATGAAAAAGAACTACCGCTTTACCGCAAAGCCGGACTAGTTCACGTTTCTTTAGGTACAGAAGCCGCAGCCCAATTAAAGTTAAATTTGTTCCGCAAAGAAACCACAATTGAACAAAACAAACGGGCAATTCAACTGTTAAAGCAAAATGGGATGATTGCCGAAGCGCAATTTATTATGGGTTTAGAAAACGAAACCCCAGAGACAATCGAACAAACCTATAAAATGGCGCTAGATTGGAAACCAGACATGGTGAACTGGAATATGTTTACCCCTTGGCCATTTTCGGAATTATTTCAGGAATTAGGCGATCGCGTCGAAGTACGAGATTATTCTCAATATAACTTTGTGACGCCCATCATGAAGCCAGAAGCAATGGAACGGGAAGATGTTCTCAAAGGCGTGTTGCGGAACTACGCCCGTTTCTATTTGCGTAAGACTATTGAATATTGGTTTGTTAAAGATCCCTTTAAGCGGAAATATCTTTTAGGCTGCTTGAAAGCTTTTGCTCAAACTACCCTCAACAAACGCTTCTACAACCTGAAACGGGTGAAATATAAAGGGTTACACACCGAAATCGAGTTAGGTTTTGATGAGTCTAAGATTCTCACTCGTGAAGAAATTGCTAAACGCAAAGAACAACATCCAGAATTGTCAGCGGATGTGAATTTTACTGGCAATATTGGCGATATTTCTGCTTGTGGCGCACCCAACGATCTACCAGAGTATCAAGGTGAAGAACAAGATGTGCCCAGCATGAAAATATAA
- a CDS encoding periplasmic solute binding protein, translating into MSKNILNINLVPVVSLVLAMGTVGCVNQASSTSFTQTTTRVNYNLPRVVATTSIICDFAKQIAQNTVNLTCLIPPGVDPHLYQPKPEDRKAIEQANLILYNGYNLEPGLIRLIKATKSTAPKIAVAPLAVPKPQKFREDGNIVTDPHIWHNVKNAIAMVKVISSNLSKLDSSNAQTYSSNQIKINNELTQLNRWIESRIASIPTNKRTLVTPHNGMSYYTQAYGLSLVGTLEGVSTKERPTSTQVKNLAKSIQKTKVPTVFPETAINSDVFQAVAGETTVKVSERRLYTDGLGEAGSAGETYRKMMAANTRTIVEGLGGTYLIFEPKTSN; encoded by the coding sequence ATGTCAAAAAACATACTAAATATTAATTTAGTGCCTGTTGTTTCACTCGTACTGGCGATGGGAACTGTAGGGTGTGTCAACCAAGCTTCAAGCACTTCATTTACTCAAACCACTACTAGAGTTAATTATAATCTTCCGCGAGTCGTTGCTACAACAAGTATAATATGTGACTTTGCTAAACAAATTGCTCAGAATACAGTTAACCTTACCTGCTTGATTCCTCCAGGTGTAGACCCCCATCTTTATCAGCCAAAGCCAGAAGATCGCAAAGCTATAGAACAAGCTAATCTGATTCTTTATAACGGCTATAATTTGGAACCAGGATTAATTAGGCTAATTAAAGCCACTAAAAGCACTGCGCCTAAAATTGCGGTTGCGCCACTTGCAGTACCCAAACCTCAAAAATTTCGGGAAGATGGCAATATAGTCACCGACCCTCACATCTGGCACAATGTCAAGAATGCGATCGCAATGGTGAAAGTAATTAGCAGCAACTTGAGCAAGTTAGATTCCAGCAATGCCCAAACTTATAGCAGCAATCAGATAAAAATTAACAACGAACTCACCCAACTAAATCGCTGGATTGAGTCCAGAATCGCTAGTATTCCGACTAATAAACGCACATTAGTCACCCCTCATAATGGTATGAGCTATTACACTCAAGCTTACGGTCTTTCATTAGTAGGAACTTTAGAAGGTGTCAGCACCAAAGAAAGACCAACAAGTACTCAAGTAAAAAATTTGGCGAAAAGCATTCAAAAAACCAAAGTCCCGACAGTTTTTCCTGAGACAGCAATTAACTCTGATGTTTTTCAGGCTGTAGCTGGAGAAACTACAGTCAAAGTTTCTGAAAGAAGGCTTTACACTGATGGGTTAGGAGAAGCGGGAAGCGCGGGAGAAACCTATCGAAAAATGATGGCAGCTAATACGCGCACAATTGTCGAAGGTTTGGGAGGAACTTACCTGATATTTGAACCGAAAACTTCAAATTAG
- a CDS encoding peptidase U61 LD-carboxypeptidase A — MTINRRKFLTSFGLATLATQLQPLIAQGQLSPQTILKPPRLQIGDTVGLIAPAGIVDPEDIAAAQRNFADLGLKVKLGKHILNRYGYLAGKDSDRAADLNAMFADRSVKAIIAMRGGWGCNRILPLLNYPRIRAHPKILIGYSDITSLLLAINARSRLITFHGPVATSTWNQFTVDYVKRILFAGEAVTMQNPPTQEVQISTIAPGKARGKLVGGNLSVLTAMVGSPYLPAWNQSILFIEEIGEDVYRVDRMLTQLKNAGILNRIAGLIFGQCTNCSLGDAPNFTLTQVLQDHILPLNIPAWYGSAIGHIKDKFTLPVGVQVEIDANTGIIQLLEPAVS; from the coding sequence ATGACAATCAATCGCCGCAAATTTCTTACCAGCTTTGGACTAGCTACCTTAGCCACTCAGTTACAACCATTGATTGCCCAAGGTCAATTATCGCCCCAAACTATTCTGAAGCCACCTCGCTTGCAAATAGGGGATACTGTTGGATTAATTGCGCCTGCCGGCATCGTCGATCCTGAAGATATCGCAGCCGCCCAGCGTAACTTTGCAGATTTAGGTTTAAAAGTCAAATTAGGGAAACATATTTTAAATCGTTATGGCTATTTAGCGGGGAAAGATAGCGATCGCGCTGCGGACTTAAACGCGATGTTTGCAGATCGATCTGTGAAAGCAATTATTGCCATGCGCGGTGGCTGGGGCTGTAATCGTATCTTACCTTTACTCAACTACCCTCGTATTCGCGCTCATCCCAAAATCTTGATCGGGTACAGCGATATTACTTCTCTATTATTAGCAATCAACGCCCGCAGCCGATTAATTACTTTTCACGGCCCGGTTGCTACTTCTACTTGGAATCAGTTTACAGTCGATTACGTTAAGCGCATCCTATTTGCTGGAGAAGCGGTGACAATGCAAAATCCTCCCACTCAAGAAGTGCAAATCTCCACCATTGCACCGGGGAAAGCTAGAGGTAAACTTGTGGGTGGTAACTTATCAGTATTAACAGCAATGGTAGGTTCGCCTTATCTACCTGCATGGAATCAAAGCATTCTATTTATAGAAGAAATCGGCGAAGATGTGTATCGTGTAGACCGGATGTTGACTCAGTTAAAAAATGCAGGGATACTGAATCGCATTGCTGGCTTGATTTTTGGACAATGCACGAATTGTAGCTTAGGCGATGCACCAAATTTTACTTTAACGCAAGTATTGCAAGATCATATACTCCCCTTAAACATTCCCGCCTGGTACGGTTCTGCGATCGGTCATATTAAAGATAAATTCACCTTGCCAGTGGGCGTACAAGTAGAAATCGATGCCAATACCGGGATAATACAATTGTTAGAGCCAGCTGTCAGTTGA